A window from Hymenobacter volaticus encodes these proteins:
- a CDS encoding glycosyl hydrolase, protein MKTPLALSLLFAAALTQSSAQAQGPKWPEITQQTKPWTRWWWEGSAVNKEDLTHLLTQYQQAGLGGVEITTIYGVKGAENQFINFLEPKWMDMLTHTLTEAGRLGMGVDMAQASGWPFGGPWVTQEDACKYVASQTYSLKGGEQLKEPVRFVQQPILRVIGPRVDIKQLVEPITKNPDLQLRAFDQVRFEKPLPLQALMAYSDKGQTLDLTSKVASDGKLNWTAPAGNWTLYGVFQGWHGKMVERAGPGGEGDVIDHFSKTATDNYLRYFDQAFKGRDVKPIRAFFNDSYEVDDAQGESNWTPQLFAEFQKRHAYDLRQHLPALFGKASEDENKRVLSDYRETISELLLENYTKTWATWAKTHDALIRNQAHGSPANILDLYAATDIPETEGQDLVRIKFASSAAHVTGKPLTSAETATWENEHFLTKLSDAKKALDRMLLGGVNHTFYHGTNYSPQAAAWPGWIFYAAVHFNPNNSFWPDFGQLNKYVAHCQSFMQAGRPANDVLVYLPMYDAYVRPGKVLLQHFDGIDHGFKGMPIEETSATLLKRGYGFDYISDKQLLDVKGVGSTLQTGGATYRTVLVPNASLMPLPTLQQLMKLAQGGATIVMEDQLPADVPGLGSLDSRRSAFRKLLAQIKLAPGKQADVQQAQVGKGRILIGKDVDQLLTQAGVKREKMVDTGLQFERRRHAKGHYYFVANWSDKAIDGWLPLQTAAKSVALYNPMTEKLGMASTRTAAEGMPEVYVQLAPGESCILETNEAGTTGPAYAYVKPAGAPQPINGTWKVAFVSGGPTLPAPLQTQKLDSWTTMAGEAGQKFSGTATYTTSFPAPQGSGSGWLLDLGRVAQSARVQLNGKELGTLIGPVYQVYVPKEQLQATNNLTVTVSNGMANRIIDMDKNHVEYKKFYNVNVAARLKENRNPEGLFTAEKWTPQESGLLGPVTLTPTASATQPRKCSDG, encoded by the coding sequence ATGAAAACACCACTCGCTCTTTCCTTGCTTTTCGCCGCTGCGCTAACCCAAAGCTCTGCCCAGGCTCAGGGCCCGAAATGGCCGGAAATCACGCAGCAAACCAAGCCCTGGACGCGCTGGTGGTGGGAAGGTAGCGCCGTCAACAAAGAGGACTTGACGCACCTGCTCACGCAGTACCAGCAGGCCGGGTTGGGCGGGGTGGAAATCACCACGATCTACGGGGTGAAGGGCGCCGAAAATCAGTTCATCAACTTCCTAGAGCCGAAGTGGATGGACATGCTCACGCACACGCTCACGGAAGCCGGTCGGTTAGGCATGGGCGTGGACATGGCGCAGGCTTCCGGCTGGCCGTTCGGCGGGCCGTGGGTGACGCAGGAAGACGCCTGCAAATACGTGGCCTCGCAAACCTACTCGCTCAAAGGCGGCGAGCAGCTGAAGGAGCCGGTGCGCTTCGTGCAGCAGCCCATCCTGCGCGTTATCGGTCCGCGGGTTGACATCAAGCAGCTAGTAGAACCGATTACCAAGAACCCGGATTTGCAGCTCCGCGCCTTCGACCAGGTGCGCTTCGAGAAGCCGCTGCCGTTGCAGGCTCTGATGGCGTACTCCGATAAGGGCCAGACGCTAGACCTAACCAGCAAAGTAGCCTCCGATGGCAAACTGAACTGGACTGCCCCGGCCGGTAACTGGACGCTTTACGGCGTGTTCCAAGGCTGGCATGGCAAGATGGTGGAGCGCGCTGGTCCTGGTGGGGAAGGCGACGTTATCGACCACTTTTCGAAAACCGCCACCGACAACTACCTACGTTATTTCGACCAGGCCTTCAAAGGCCGCGACGTGAAACCCATCCGGGCGTTTTTCAACGACTCCTATGAGGTAGACGACGCCCAAGGCGAGAGCAACTGGACGCCGCAGCTGTTTGCCGAGTTTCAGAAGCGCCACGCCTATGATTTACGCCAGCACTTGCCGGCGTTGTTTGGCAAGGCGTCCGAGGACGAAAACAAGCGCGTGCTCTCAGACTACCGGGAAACCATTTCCGAACTGCTGCTCGAAAACTACACCAAGACGTGGGCCACGTGGGCGAAAACGCATGATGCGTTGATCCGCAATCAAGCCCACGGTTCGCCGGCTAACATCCTGGATTTATACGCCGCCACCGACATTCCCGAGACGGAAGGCCAAGACTTGGTGCGCATCAAATTTGCTTCTTCGGCGGCGCACGTAACGGGCAAGCCGCTCACCTCGGCAGAGACAGCCACGTGGGAAAACGAGCATTTCCTGACCAAGCTGAGCGACGCAAAAAAGGCCTTGGACCGGATGCTGCTCGGCGGTGTCAACCACACGTTCTACCACGGCACCAATTACTCGCCGCAAGCCGCCGCGTGGCCCGGCTGGATTTTCTACGCGGCTGTGCATTTCAACCCCAACAACTCGTTCTGGCCCGATTTCGGCCAACTCAACAAGTACGTAGCGCACTGCCAGTCGTTTATGCAAGCCGGTAGGCCAGCCAACGATGTGCTGGTGTACTTGCCCATGTACGATGCTTACGTGCGGCCCGGCAAGGTGCTCTTGCAGCATTTCGACGGCATCGACCACGGCTTCAAAGGCATGCCCATTGAAGAAACCAGCGCCACTCTCCTCAAGCGCGGCTATGGCTTCGACTACATTTCCGACAAGCAATTGCTAGATGTGAAAGGTGTGGGTAGCACGCTGCAAACCGGCGGCGCTACCTACCGCACCGTTCTGGTCCCCAACGCCAGCCTGATGCCGCTGCCTACTCTACAGCAACTCATGAAGCTGGCGCAAGGCGGTGCCACCATCGTGATGGAAGACCAACTGCCCGCCGACGTGCCCGGCCTCGGCAGCCTCGACAGCCGCCGCAGCGCGTTTCGCAAGCTGCTGGCCCAAATCAAGCTGGCCCCCGGCAAGCAAGCCGACGTACAGCAGGCACAAGTGGGCAAAGGCCGCATCTTAATTGGTAAAGACGTGGACCAGCTGCTGACGCAAGCAGGGGTGAAGCGCGAAAAAATGGTGGATACGGGCTTGCAATTCGAGCGCCGCCGCCACGCCAAAGGACACTACTACTTCGTAGCCAATTGGAGCGACAAAGCCATCGACGGTTGGTTGCCGCTGCAAACCGCCGCCAAATCAGTAGCCCTCTACAACCCCATGACCGAAAAGCTCGGTATGGCCTCTACGCGGACCGCTGCGGAGGGAATGCCGGAAGTGTATGTACAGTTGGCTCCTGGCGAATCGTGCATCCTGGAAACCAACGAAGCCGGCACCACCGGCCCGGCTTACGCCTACGTGAAGCCAGCCGGTGCCCCGCAGCCCATCAACGGCACCTGGAAAGTTGCCTTCGTATCGGGTGGACCGACGCTGCCGGCGCCGTTACAAACGCAGAAGCTGGACTCCTGGACCACCATGGCCGGGGAAGCGGGCCAGAAGTTCTCGGGCACGGCTACCTATACCACGTCGTTCCCCGCGCCACAAGGCAGCGGCAGCGGCTGGCTGCTCGACCTTGGCCGCGTGGCGCAGAGTGCCCGCGTGCAACTCAACGGCAAAGAGCTCGGCACGCTCATCGGGCCAGTCTACCAGGTGTACGTGCCGAAAGAGCAACTGCAAGCCACCAATAACCTGACCGTCACGGTTAGCAACGGCATGGCTAACCGCATCATCGACATGGACAAGAACCACGTCGAGTACAAGAAATTCTATAACGTAAACGTAGCCGCCCGGCTCAAGGAAAACCGCAACCCCGAAGGTCTGTTCACCGCCGAAAAATGGACGCCACAGGAATCAGGCCTGCTAGGCCCCGTAACTCTAACGCCCACAGCCTCCGCCACGCAGCCCCGAAAGTGCAGTGATGGATAA
- a CDS encoding serine hydrolase domain-containing protein, whose amino-acid sequence MKHLLLLLLLGVCLPVAAQTPQPNEASPRSLPELLERIEVVMQQERIPGLMLTIVTKDSVLFAGGFGYANLQTQAKVTRATRFRMGSVTKNFTALGILHLLHEGKLHLSDKLSVIAPEIGVVNQWEAIAPVQVVHLLEHTAGFDDVYLNKTFRVSGPELKGLKAVKLYQTQLVSRWRPGERMAYSNADYIVLGYLIEKLSGEPWDQYLARHVLQPLGMRHSSFARHIEASNKQAQGYLMQDGRAIPVPFFELQGNGADGALTSTADDMARFLRFYLNDWQLDNTPWLPAFYLQEMETVHSTLASRLGLRSGYGLGNHTFQLPKASFQGHSGALVGTNATFQYNRQLGIGFALALNGGYNGGRIERLVADFVTRNLPEPPRRPAMVPAPTTLETYSGYYQPGNSTHERFSPIERLTQGISLQRSGNQLALHGRGGPDTLVAEGPHLFRSMHQAVPTVVMGTDAAGVQTVIIDDTYYQPASLAWVRVQQALLALSVLALAASVFVGLLGLIRVLRGKLPRRLLFLHLLPVAATLALAAALKLLLQPDQDFFAFASVNLTTLTIFVGAMLFGVLVAVEIVLLLRHWKGLGNPWTKRLLAFTTFGLAYLAGWLLVHGFVGTRVWAW is encoded by the coding sequence ATGAAACACCTGTTGCTCTTGCTGCTACTTGGCGTTTGCCTGCCGGTGGCAGCCCAAACCCCGCAACCCAATGAAGCATCACCTCGAAGCCTGCCGGAACTACTAGAGCGCATTGAGGTGGTAATGCAACAGGAACGAATTCCGGGGCTGATGCTAACTATTGTCACCAAAGACTCGGTGCTGTTTGCCGGAGGCTTTGGCTACGCCAATCTGCAAACGCAAGCCAAGGTGACCCGCGCAACCCGGTTTCGCATGGGCTCAGTCACCAAGAACTTCACAGCGCTAGGCATCCTTCACCTCCTGCACGAAGGCAAGCTGCATCTCTCCGATAAACTCAGCGTCATAGCCCCGGAAATAGGCGTTGTGAACCAGTGGGAAGCTATTGCCCCGGTGCAGGTAGTGCACTTGCTGGAACACACGGCCGGTTTCGATGATGTGTATTTGAACAAGACGTTTCGTGTTTCCGGCCCTGAGTTAAAGGGGCTGAAAGCAGTGAAGCTCTATCAGACGCAGTTGGTTTCGCGCTGGCGGCCCGGTGAGCGGATGGCCTACTCCAACGCGGACTACATCGTGCTTGGCTACCTGATAGAAAAGCTGTCGGGGGAGCCTTGGGACCAATACCTAGCCCGCCACGTATTGCAGCCACTCGGTATGCGCCATTCCAGCTTTGCGCGGCACATAGAGGCGTCAAATAAGCAGGCACAAGGCTACCTGATGCAGGATGGCAGAGCCATACCCGTACCGTTTTTCGAGTTGCAAGGCAATGGAGCCGACGGTGCCCTTACCTCTACAGCCGACGATATGGCCCGATTCCTCCGTTTCTACCTCAACGACTGGCAGCTTGACAACACACCTTGGCTGCCCGCTTTTTACTTGCAAGAAATGGAAACGGTGCACAGCACGTTGGCTTCCCGTCTCGGCCTGCGCTCCGGTTACGGCTTAGGCAACCATACGTTCCAATTGCCCAAGGCGTCGTTTCAGGGCCACAGTGGCGCGTTGGTGGGCACCAATGCCACTTTTCAGTACAACCGTCAGCTCGGCATTGGCTTTGCGCTGGCCCTCAACGGCGGTTACAACGGAGGCCGTATCGAACGGTTAGTAGCTGATTTTGTGACCCGAAATCTGCCAGAGCCGCCGCGCCGACCAGCCATGGTACCCGCACCAACCACGTTGGAAACCTACAGCGGCTACTACCAGCCTGGCAACTCCACGCACGAGCGATTCTCCCCTATCGAGCGCCTCACGCAAGGCATCAGTTTGCAGCGGTCTGGCAACCAACTGGCGCTACACGGCCGAGGCGGCCCCGATACGTTGGTAGCGGAAGGCCCGCACTTGTTTCGCAGTATGCACCAAGCGGTGCCCACCGTGGTGATGGGCACTGATGCTGCGGGTGTGCAAACAGTAATTATTGATGACACTTACTACCAACCTGCCTCTTTGGCTTGGGTCCGGGTGCAACAAGCGTTGCTGGCACTGAGCGTACTTGCACTAGCTGCATCGGTGTTCGTTGGACTCTTGGGGCTGATTCGGGTGTTGCGCGGTAAACTGCCGCGTAGGCTATTGTTCCTGCATCTACTGCCCGTCGCGGCTACGCTGGCCCTGGCGGCAGCCCTGAAACTGTTGTTGCAGCCGGACCAAGACTTTTTTGCCTTTGCCTCCGTCAATCTAACCACGCTCACCATTTTCGTGGGCGCTATGCTTTTTGGTGTGTTGGTAGCGGTGGAAATTGTGCTTCTGCTTCGGCACTGGAAAGGCCTTGGCAACCCTTGGACGAAGCGCCTGCTTGCCTTTACCACTTTCGGCCTTGCCTATCTGGCTGGTTGGTTGCTCGTGCACGGCTTTGTAGGCACGCGGGTGTGGGCATGGTAG
- a CDS encoding glycoside hydrolase family 88/105 protein — MPNKKAVLKTMRQTNDYFMKLWPDPGKDIMTNKLRPSHIWTRAVYYEGLMALYGIDKQQRYYDYAVDWGTKHQWGIRNGITDRNADNQACGQTYIDLYNIDPKPERIRDIKASIDNMVQTPKVDDWNWIDALQMAMPVYARLGVLYKDTAYYEKMYRIYNYSKTVHGGNGLYNPQDQLWWRDKDFVPPYKEPNGEDCYWSRGNGWVVAALVRVLDIMPKDAPHRAEYEQMYLSMMKALPALQRPDGYWNVSLHDPTNYGGKELTGTALFIYGMAWGLNHGLLDAKQYQPIIAKAWTAMAKECVHPNGFLGYVQGTGKEPKDGQPVSYTSKPDFEDYGTGCFLLAGTEIYKMK; from the coding sequence ATGCCGAACAAGAAAGCGGTGCTGAAAACCATGCGGCAAACCAACGACTACTTCATGAAGCTCTGGCCCGATCCGGGCAAAGACATCATGACCAACAAGCTCCGCCCGAGCCACATCTGGACCCGTGCCGTGTACTACGAAGGCCTAATGGCGCTTTACGGCATTGATAAGCAGCAGCGTTATTACGATTACGCCGTCGATTGGGGCACCAAGCACCAGTGGGGCATCCGCAACGGCATCACCGACCGCAACGCCGACAACCAAGCCTGCGGCCAAACGTACATCGACCTCTACAACATCGACCCCAAGCCGGAGCGCATCCGCGACATCAAGGCCAGCATCGACAACATGGTGCAGACCCCCAAAGTCGACGATTGGAACTGGATTGACGCCCTGCAAATGGCCATGCCTGTGTACGCCCGCCTCGGGGTGCTCTACAAGGATACAGCCTACTATGAGAAGATGTACCGCATCTATAACTACTCGAAAACCGTGCACGGCGGCAACGGCCTCTACAATCCGCAAGACCAGTTGTGGTGGCGCGACAAAGACTTCGTGCCGCCCTACAAAGAGCCCAACGGCGAGGATTGCTACTGGAGCCGCGGCAATGGGTGGGTGGTAGCCGCCTTGGTCCGTGTGCTCGACATCATGCCCAAAGACGCCCCGCACCGCGCCGAATATGAGCAGATGTACCTCAGCATGATGAAGGCCCTGCCGGCTCTGCAACGCCCCGACGGCTACTGGAACGTCAGCCTCCACGACCCAACTAACTACGGCGGCAAAGAGCTAACCGGCACCGCCCTCTTCATTTACGGCATGGCGTGGGGCCTCAACCATGGCCTGCTCGACGCTAAGCAATACCAGCCCATCATTGCCAAAGCCTGGACCGCCATGGCCAAAGAATGTGTGCACCCCAATGGCTTCCTCGGCTACGTGCAAGGCACCGGCAAAGAGCCCAAAGACGGCCAACCCGTCAGCTACACCAGCAAACCCGACTTCGAAGACTACGGCACCGGCTGCTTCCTGCTAGCTGGCACGGAGATATACAAGATGAAGTAA
- the rhaM gene encoding L-rhamnose mutarotase: protein MEEIAFTMQLKPGNVAEYQRRHDEIWPELSEALEKAGIRDYSIYLAPESGTLFAVQKRTPDHTADQLPGLPIMKRWWDYMADLMDTNPDNSPVAKPLQRVFHMD, encoded by the coding sequence ATGGAAGAAATAGCCTTTACCATGCAACTCAAACCCGGCAACGTGGCCGAATACCAACGGCGGCACGATGAAATCTGGCCGGAACTGTCGGAGGCGTTGGAAAAAGCTGGTATTCGAGATTATTCCATCTACCTCGCTCCGGAAAGCGGCACCCTGTTCGCCGTGCAAAAGCGCACCCCCGACCACACCGCCGACCAATTGCCAGGTCTACCCATCATGAAACGCTGGTGGGATTACATGGCCGATTTGATGGATACCAACCCCGACAATTCTCCTGTGGCAAAACCCTTGCAGCGAGTGTTCCACATGGACTAA